CACCTTCGATCTCGGGGGGAACCGGATAATTCTGGTAGCTTAGGGCAGCCTGGGCCTGTTCTTCCAGCTTCATACTAGCCTCTATCCTAAGACAAGCCTGGCCACAACATTCCAAAACCCGTTTCGGTATGAGCCAAGATTTCTCCATCATCATCGTTTCCCATAACACCCGGGACATTCTGGCCGAGTGCTTGCGCCGCATCGAAGCCCACTACCCCGAAGCCGAAAAGCTGGTGGTGGACTCTGCCTCCACCGATGGCAGCCCGGACTGGGTACAGCAACATTACCCAAATGCACGAGTGCTTAAAGTGCCCAACCGGGGCTACGCCTTTGCGGTGAACCGGGGTCTGGAGGCCGCCACCCGCCCCTGGGTGGTGGAGATGAACAGCGATGTGTACCTAGAGGCGGGCGACCTCGAGGCCCTGCACAAAGCCTTGGAGGCCCACCCCAAGGCCGCGCTGGCCGGCCCTACCTTGCAAACCCCGGCAGGGCGGCTCCAGTCTTTCGGGCCGTTCTATGCCCCCAACTACTGGAATCTGCGCCGACCCCGGGCGGTGGGTTGGGTGTCTGGAGCGCTGATCATGGCCCGCCGGGCTGCGCTGGCGGAAATCGGGGGCATGGATGAGCGCTTCTTCTTCTACAACGAAGACCTCGAGTGGTGTACCCGCGCCCGCCGCAAGGGCTGGCAGGTACTCCTGGTGCCCCGCAAGGTACTGCATTTGGGGGGAAGCTCCACGCCCAGCGACCCTCGCTTCCTGGCCGAGGGCTACCGGGGGGGACTGTTGTTCACCCGTGGGTACTTCCCTGCTCTGCATGGCCTTCACAAGAAAGCCGTCTGGCTCGAGGCCCAACTGCACCTGTTGCTCGACCCCAATACCCTGCGGCGGCAAGGCTACAGGCTGATCGTACAGATGCTGCGGGAGGGTTCGCTGAACATCTCGCCCCTTATGCAAGAGCAAGCACAGCAGCCTAGGGGAGAAAGCTAAAGCCGTACCCGGCTGCGATCCCCAAGCACCAGTTGCAGTGTGTGACGGCGGGCGTTCCCCTTGCCATCCACCACCACCCCCTGCCCCAGAA
This genomic stretch from Meiothermus sp. harbors:
- a CDS encoding glycosyltransferase family 2 protein yields the protein MSQDFSIIIVSHNTRDILAECLRRIEAHYPEAEKLVVDSASTDGSPDWVQQHYPNARVLKVPNRGYAFAVNRGLEAATRPWVVEMNSDVYLEAGDLEALHKALEAHPKAALAGPTLQTPAGRLQSFGPFYAPNYWNLRRPRAVGWVSGALIMARRAALAEIGGMDERFFFYNEDLEWCTRARRKGWQVLLVPRKVLHLGGSSTPSDPRFLAEGYRGGLLFTRGYFPALHGLHKKAVWLEAQLHLLLDPNTLRRQGYRLIVQMLREGSLNISPLMQEQAQQPRGES